The Trichoderma atroviride chromosome 5, complete sequence genome contains a region encoding:
- a CDS encoding uncharacterized protein (EggNog:ENOG41~TransMembrane:4 (o20-43i50-75o95-114i126-148o)) yields the protein MAGFMNSPALRGAGLVILQALRVATVITLLTAGAASWILIINVQKSKPYFIFECFTLFFVSVFCSLLAVSELAFLEFIKIYLRRMWPVLSDHHGLSWLGIGMIIIGCNLLGMLNHDLDMSSALSSLVLAAGILSFIFGFLNFVCSFIWCDRKEGITSRDIRANGSLARSQRQYSEYGGSSRSASIRNEKTRSKFMFWKSEKDEEYMSGQAQSHPPYIITHHVRDIEAQSDSPIIPGLKRPDTALHPMNSRSSRSSRYSEANMSRF from the coding sequence ATGGCTGGCTTCATGAATTCGCCGGCGCTTCGAGGTGCCGGACTGGTTATTCTCCAGGCCCTTCGAGTCGCTACTGTCATCACTCTTTTGACTGCCGGCGCTGCTAGCTGGattctcatcatcaacgtcCAGAAGAGCAAGCCGTACTTCATCTTTGAGTGCTTCACGCTCTTCTTCGTTTCggtcttttgctctttgctcGCCGTCTCGGAGCTGGCTTTCCTGGAATTCATCAAGATTTACCTGCGCCGCATGTGGCCTGTCCTGTCCGATCACCACGGGCTTAGCTGGCTGGGCATCGGCATGATCATCATCGGCTGCAACCTCTTGGGCATGCTCAACCACGACTTGGACATGTCCTCTGCGCTCTCTTCGCTGGTGCTCGCCGCGGGCATCCTGTCCTTTATCTTCGGCTTTCTCAACTTTGTCTGCTCATTCATCTGGTGCGACAGAAAAGAGGGCATCACATCTCGCGACATCCGCGCAAACGGCTCGCTGGCGCGGTCTCAGCGCCAATACTCCGAGtacggcggcagcagcaggtcggCCTCGATCCGAAAcgagaagacgagaagcaagTTCATGTTTTGGAAAAGCGAAAAGGACGAAGAATACATGAGCGGCCAGGCTCAAAGTCACCCGCCCTACATCATCACTCATCATGTCCGCGATATCGAAGCTCAGAGCGACAGTCCCATTATTCCGGGCCTGAAGCGTCCTGATACGGCTCTGCACCCAATgaacagccgcagcagccgcagcagtcGGTACTCCGAGGCCAACATGTCTCGCTTTTGA
- a CDS encoding uncharacterized protein (EggNog:ENOG41), with product MPPSLTVKGPAERASRFNAALITPRGDIKSVATLDFANCISLNSQQIKEPSGRSFTIACNADRPGGDLATKPLGCSGDCITWCDRTNSCLAAVYHDGQCWLKETLSTASTRTNCQVAVLSSKIPISMSTKKTTSISTQKTTSIATQKTSSVSGVTTSPVSAVTATTSTSTNDSAIINSKVYLIHQSAKEFLLKSERLTKAAFCKAYNLAFI from the exons ATGCCGCCTTCGCTAACAGTAAA GGGGCCAGCGGAAAGGGCTTCACGGTTCAATGCGGCACTGATCACCCCTCGTGGCGATATCAAATCCGTGGCAACGCTTGACTTTGCCAACTGCATTAGTCTCAATAGCCAGCAGATCAAGGAGCCAAGTGGTAGAAGCTTCACCATTGCCTGCAATGCAGACCGTCCGGGAGGTGACTTGGCGACGAAGCCGCTGGGCTGTTCTGGCGACTGCATCACCTGGTGTGATCGGACCAATagctgccttgctgctgtgtATCACGATGGCCAGTGTTGGTTGAAAGAGACCTTGTCAACTGCTTCTACGCGGACAAACTGCCAAGTCGCCGTGCTGAGCAGCAAGATTCCGATATCAATGTccacgaagaagacgacatcAATATCTACGCAAAAGACGACATCGATAGCAACACAAAAGACCTCATCAGTCTCTGGAGTCACGACCTCACCAGTCTCCGCCGTCACGGCCACAACGTCTACGTCCACAAATGACTCGgctattattaatagcaaGGTATACCTAATTCACCAGTCTGCCAAAGAGTTCCTTCTCAAAAGTGAACGCCTAACCAAGGCTGCTTTTTGCAAGGCCTACAACCTGGCATTTATTTAG
- a CDS encoding uncharacterized protein (TransMembrane:5 (i7-27o47-64i145-168o180-199i228-246o)): MAISWDSIRAFVLFFGPMLLPKAISYYRSVRSGARRHGLSVQPVPTTIRIAIFMLSFFAFLLVLKTLPFFSPENVFTKTQSRLQIPVDVLFNRISAVRPNNVYTEWDHVLRSKFVNQESRLLYFQFGPEVLAECLFCSADEPRSYFYYALPAILWPHIANLTALAIVTSPSVTGKYGSQWRGLATIVSAVLAGLEVYFVHSYNHQANSRALRLSDVDFFYWTMRNYRFVALAALDAVVAFALYLSATNRAFVQPPSPAERIELVNRALVAAKSKVNASGIVKNTIMRDEDLRSRSQGYWQHEVRLMGEVMEEREVIDGVNDALSNRIDIQNITRDAETYTQGVLRQQE; this comes from the exons ATGGCGATTTCCTGGGATTC CATCCGGGCctttgtcctcttcttcgggcCCATGCTACTGCCCAAAGCCATCTCCTACTATCGAAGCGTCCGATCCGGTGCGCGACGACATGGCCTTTCCGTGCAGCCCGTCCCAACAACGATCCGCATAGCCATATTCATGCTCTcattcttcgccttcttgcTCGTCCTCAAGACACTGCCCTTCTTTTCGCCCGAAAACGTCTTCACCAAGACGCAGAGCCGGCTGCAGATACCCGTCGACGTGCTCTTCAACCGCATCTCAGCCGTGCGGCCCAACAACGTCTACACCGAATGGGATCACGTCCTGAGGTCCAAATTCGTCAACCAGGAAAGCCGCCTCCTGTACTTCCAGTTCGGCCCGGAAGTACTAGCCGAatgcctcttctgcagcgCTGACGAGCCGAGGAGCTACTTCTACTATGCCCTCCCCGCGATCCTGTGGCCGCACATTGCAAACTTGACTGCGCTCGCTATCGTGACGAGTCCTTCGGTGACGGGCAAATACGGCTCTCAGTGGCGGGGGCTGGCAACGATTGTCTCTGCGGTTCTTGCCGGCCTGGAGGTGTATTTCGTGCACTCTTACAACCATCAGGCGAACTCGCGGGCGCTGCGTCTGAGCGATGTAGACTTTTTCTACTGGACGATGCGCAACTATAGATTTGTCGCCTTGGCAgctcttgatgctgttgttgcgTTTGCTTTATACCTGTCAGCTACTAACCGTGCATTCGTccagcctccatctccggCAGAGCGAATTGAGCTTGTCAACAGGGCGCTCgttgctgccaagagcaAGGTGAATGCGTCTGGCATTGTAAAGAACACAATCATGCGGGACGAAGATTTGCGATCCCGTTCGCAAGGCTACTGGCAGCACGAAGTTCGACTCATGGGAGAGGTTATGGAGGAGCGAGAAGTCATTGATGGCGTGAATGACGCCCTAAGCAACAGGATTGATATCCAAAACATCACCCGGGATGCAGAAACTTATACGCAGGGCGTTTTACGACAGCAAGAATAG
- a CDS encoding uncharacterized protein (BUSCO:EOG092D2RFS) has translation MSLSPPIYDSPADRQLAEFNALRRSPVRSGVMSPARLKLQLLYEQSFQEPIKKGTLRPADPAAGALEKGKPRLLLMGQRRSGKSSISSVVFHKLAPNETLFLESTARIQKDTMSSFMDFQIWDFPGQIDVYDNPSFDMDAIFGGLGALIWVIDAQDDYLEAVARLNVTILALQRSYPNINIEVFIHKVDGLSDDYKLDIQRDITIRIQDELSDHGFENAPVTFHLTSIYNHSIFEAFSKVIQKLIPRLGTLESMLTNLCRTCRFEKAYLFDVLSKIYIATDSATADMASYEICSDYIDVIIDITEIYGTWQRSDDGRKRLEGEPWNAKLEDQVGCSTAESCLVLHDSHKPIMLREVDRYLALVAIMTDDSYDRMPLVNMNVEAVVEGLTEFFDITKPKINVAG, from the exons ATGTCTCTCAGCCCTCCCATCTACGACTCGCCCGCAGACAGGCAGCTCGCCGAGTTCAATGCCCTTCGTCGCTCCCCCGTTCGTTCCGGTGTCATGAGTCCAGCCAGGCTAAAACTTCAGCTTCTTTATGAGCAGAGCTTCCAGGAACCGATAAAAAAGGGTACGCTGAGACCTGCCGACCCAGCAGCCGGCGCGTTGGAAAAGGGAAAGCCGCGATTGCTGTTGATGGGACAGAGACG GAGCGGAAAGTCATCCATTTCCAGTGTGGTCTTCCACAAGCTCGCGCCTAATGAGACGCTGTTTCTCGAATCAACCGCGCGGATACAAAAGGACACCATGTC ATCCTTTATGGACTTTCAGATCTGGGATTTCCCAGGCCAGATCGATGTCTACGATAACCCTAGCTTCGACATGGACGCCATCTTTGGTGGACTCGGCGCCTTAATCTGGGTCATTGATGCTCAGGACGACTATCTCGAGGCTGTCGCCCGTCTCAACGTCACCATTCTTGCTCTCCAGCGATCATATCCCAATATCAACATCGAGGTGTTTATTCACAAAGTGGATGGCCTATCAGATGATTATAAGCTGGATATCCAGAGGGACATTACTATTCGTATTCAAGATGAATTATCCGACCATGGCTTCGAAAACGCCCCCGTTACTTTCCACCTTACTTCCATCTACAACCACTCCATCTTCGAGGCCTTTAGCAAGGTCATCCAAAAGCTCATCCCGCGGCTCGGAACACTCGAGTCAATGCTCACAAATCTTTGCCGAACATGCCGCTTCGAAAAAGCCTACCTGTTCGACGTGCTCTCCAAGATTTACATTGCTACCGATTCTGCGACGGCTGACATGGCCAGCTACGAGATCTGCAGCGACTACATCGACGTCATTATCGACATTACTGAAATCTACGGCACGTGGCAGCGCAGCGACGATGGCCGCAAACGTCTCGAGGGCGAGCCGTGGAATGCAAAGCTGGAGGACCAGGTGGGCTGCTCGACGGCAGAGAGCTGCCTCGTCTTGCACGACAGCCACAAGCCCATTATGCTGCGGGAGGTCGATCGCTATCTCGCGCTGGTGGCCATTATGACGGATGACTCGTATGATCGGATGCCGTTGGTCAATATGAATGTCGAGGCCGTGGTGGAAGGGCTGACGGAGTTTTTTGACATAACAAAACCAAAGATTAATGTTGCGGGTTAG
- a CDS encoding uncharacterized protein (BUSCO:EOG092D44FK), whose translation MPRELRNRKVASPKNEAAKPVEKATPKGKRKAATEVSSPVAAKKQKASKKPEAEAKPTKSPKPKAKEEKKEEKKEELKEEKKEQKKEEKKEKKKEKKEKKVEEKVEEKEDVIEMDDDSDSEGQEGEDNLQVLAVNIDPEEENAVAQEEFQPGQDVGKIPKVSKDVQKSIKASKEEPGVVYIGRIPHGFYEFEMKQYLSQFGPISRLRLSRNKKTGASKHFAFVEFAEASTAEIVAKTMDNYLLFGHILKCKILSKDQVHEDLFKGANRRFKKVPWNKMAGLQLTKPQTESVWESKVARERNNRAKKAAKLQALGYSYEAPALKDVPAPAPAAIENGEEAKAIEAAPEATSEEEKPAEETEEAEAEEKPSTPAKTKATPAKKAAAKPKTPRSAKAKKAKA comes from the exons ATGCCTCGAGAACTCCGCAACCGAAAGG TTGCATCGCCCAAGAATGAGGCCGCAAAGCCTGTGGAAAAGGCGACTCccaagggaaagagaaagg CAGCCACCGAAGTATCTTCGCCGGTAGCtgcgaagaagcaaaaggccagcAAAAAGCCGGAAGCCGAGGCCAAGCCGACCAAATCCCCAaagcccaaggccaaggaagagaagaaggaagagaagaaggaagaattgaaggaagagaagaaggagcagaagaaggaggagaagaaggaaaagaagaaggaaaagaaggaaaagaaggtgGAGGAAAAGgtggaggaaaaggaagacgTTATTGAGATGGATGACGACTCCGACTCCGAAGGCCAAGAGGGCGAAGACAACCTCCAGGTTCTGGCCGTCAACATTGACCCCGAAGAGGAGAACGCTGTGGCCCAGGAAGAGTTCCAGCCCGGACAGGATGTCGGCAAGATTCCCAAGGTCTCGAAAGATGTTCAGAAATCGATCAAGGCTTCGAAGGAGGAGCCCGGCGTTGTCTACATTGGACGGATACCCCACGGTTTCTACGAGTTCGAAATGAAGCAGTACCTGTCTCAATTCGGCCCCATCTCACGACTCCGCCTATCGCGCAACAAGAAGACCGGTGCCAGCAAGCActttgcctttgtcgagTTTGCCGAGGCCAGCACGGCCGAGATTGTCGCAAAGACCATGGACAACTACCTTCTTTTTGGACACATTTTGAAGTGCAAGATTCTCTCCAAGGACCAGGTCCACGAAGACTTGTTCAAGGGAGCAAACAGGAGATTCAAAAAGGTGCCATGGAACAAGATGGCCGGTCTGCAGTTGACAAAGCCTCAGACCGAGTCCGTCTGGGAATCCAAGGTCGCAAGAGAGCGAAACAACCGTGCaaagaaggctgccaagctACAGGCACTGGGATACTCTTACGAGGCCCCGGCCCTGAAAGATGTCCCGGCACCCGCACCCGCCGCAATTGAGaatggcgaggaggccaaggcgaTTGAGGCTGCTCCTGAAGCAACgtccgaggaggagaagccagCGGAGGAGAccgaagaggcagaggctgaagagaagcCTTCAACTCCCGCAAAGACGAAAGCTACcccggcgaagaaggccgcGGCCAAGCCTAAGACGCCCAGGTCGGCCAAGGCtaagaaggccaaggcttAA
- a CDS encoding uncharacterized protein (EggNog:ENOG41~CAZy:CBM66) — protein sequence MINSCNRFHFVESGQSCQDIASRYGVTVSELTNWNPKAGSDCSRIFGQTWACVDPIRSFSFDDGTKNQWIVAEGGADTSSKALAMTSFSNKAYYDVNFNDVAFEARMTLRAGRSGNAGIMFRASDIGKGGDQYHGYYAGVNLAGDLVLGRANNDWRELGRAKVGVSADRPFTIKALATGDQIAVYVNNVDRPALTVRDGTFRSGKVGVRTYETEAVFDDVSVSTVVFDDFERNLINWQIYDGGFDARTRELVASDVTSGKIAYQATFEDFVLEADVALTHSGDNRNAGFLFRTTDVGNGPDAYKGYYVGIDASSRVILGRAGGGWKQLDQNNVGIRVNQKYRLRVRAIGNSINVWVDGNPYIQYRDSTYKKGMAGVRVYSTGAVVDNFTIQKI from the coding sequence ATGATCAACTCGTGCAACAGGTTCCATTTTGTGGAATCCGGCCAGAGCTGCCAGGACATTGCTTCTCGCTACGGCGTTACCGTTTCCGAGTTGACCAACTGGAACCCCAAGGCTGGCAGCGACTGTTCTCGCATCTTTGGCCAGACTTGGGCTTGCGTTGATCCCATtcgcagcttcagcttcgaCGACGGTACCAAGAACCAGTGGATCGTGGCCGAGGGCGGCGCCGACACCTCGTCCAAGGCCCTGGCCATGACCTCCTTCAGCAACAAGGCCTACTACGACGTCAACTTCAACGACGTGGCCTTTGAGGCGCGGATGACTCTGCGCGCCGGCCGGTCTGGCAACGCCGGCATCATGTTCCGCGCCTCAGACATTGGCAAAGGCGGCGACCAGTACCATGGCTACTATGCCGGCGTCAACTTGGCCGGCGACCTGGTCCTCGGCCGCGCCAACAACGACTGGAGAGAGCTGGGCCGCGCCAAGGTCGGCGTCTCTGCCGACCGTCCCTTCACCATCAAGGCGCTGGCCACGGGCGACCAGATCGCCGTCTACGTCAACAACGTGGACCGTCCCGCGCTGACCGTTCGCGACGGCACCTTCCGCTCTGGCAAGGTTGGCGTGCGCACGTACGAGACCGAGGCGGTTTTTGACGACGTGTCCGTTTCGACGGTCGTGTTTGACGACTTTGAGCGCAACCTCATAAACTGGCAGATCTACGACGGCGGCTTCGATGCCCGCACCCGCGAGCTGGTGGCCAGCGACGTCACCAGCGGTAAGATTGCGTACCAGGCCACGTTTGAGGACTTTGTCCTCGAGGCCGACGTGGCCCTGACGCACAGCGGCGACAATAGAAACGCCGGCTTCTTGTTCCGCACCACCGATGTCGGCAACGGCCCCGACGCCTACAAGGGCTACTACGTCGGCATCGACGCCTCCAGCAGGGTCATCCTGGGCCgggccggcggcggctggaAACAACTCGACCAGAACAACGTTGGCATCCGCGTCAACCAAAAGTATCGGCTGAGGGTGCGTGCCATCGGCAACTCCATCAACGTCTGGGTCGACGGCAACCCCTACATCCAGTACCGCGACTCGACGTACAAGAAGGGCATGGCTGGTGTTCGCGTCTACTCTACTGGCGCTGTCGTTGACAACTTTACCATTCAAAAGATTTGA
- a CDS encoding uncharacterized protein (EggNog:ENOG41~SECRETED:SignalP(1-19)) produces MKLILALLNGLFIVPAILAAPHARTKRGEKPVGKVDPETASDCTYWEEKTDASVTCDSLQAAWSISANDFRNWNPLVKDDCSGMKIGNSYCVEVNFGLPRSTTTQPTTAPSTASTGNGVTTPTPTQPNMVDNCNKFYFVKEDESCADIASANGINVEDFRKWNPKVGAQCTGLWAKTYACVGVLGSTSSPTAVPSTTTTTGNGVVTPTPTQPGIVDNCNKFYLVKEGDSCADIITNNGISIEDFAKWNPRVGPRCTGLWAKTYTCVGILGSQTDKPTAPPNASVLLYYMYLINHIILS; encoded by the exons ATGAAGCTTATATTGGCTCTCTTGAACGGGCTTTTCATTGTCccggccatcttggccgctCCTCACGCCCGCACCAAGCGTGGTGAGAAGCCTGTCGGCAAGGTCGATCCCGAAACTGCCTCGGACTGCACGTactgggaagagaagactGATGCCTCTGTGACTTGTGATAGTCTCCAAGCGGCGTggtccatctcggccaaCGACTTTCGCAACTGG AATCCCCTCGTTAAAGATGACTGCAGCGGCATGAAGATTGGCAACTCGTACTGCGTCGAGGTCAATTTTGGTCTTCCCAGGAGCACAACCACCCAGCCAACTACCGCGCCTAGCACTGCTTCCACCGGTAATGGCGTAACCACACCTACTCCGACCCAGCCCAACATGGTTGACAACTGTAACAAGTTCTACTTTGTCAAGGAGGACGAGAGCTGCGCCGACATTGCCTCCGCCAACGGCATCAACGTCGAAGACTTTAGAAAATGGAACCCCAAGGTCGGCGCCCAGTGCACCGGTCTGTGGGCGAAGACATATGCCTGCGTAGGCGTCCTTGGCTCGACTAGCAGCCCAACGGCCGTACCGTCGACCACGACGACTACCGGCAACGGGGTCGTCACCCCCACGCCTACTCAGCCTGGCATAGTCGACAACTGCAATAAGTTCTACCTTGTCAAGGAAGGCGATAGCTGCGCCGACATTATCACCAACAACGGCATCAGCATAGAGGATTTCGCCAAATGGAACCCCAGAGTTGGCCCTCGATGCACGGGGCTCTGGGCCAAGACGTATACCTGCGTCGGTATTCTTGGCTCACAAACGGACAAGCCAACTGCTCCTCCCAACGCGTCCGTACTACtatactacatgtatctgaTCAATCATATCATACTGAGCTGA
- a CDS encoding uncharacterized protein (EggNog:ENOG41): MTRGNQRELARAKNAKKEATKKGANAKSGSELAKQGLSDAEKMRQKQMDADKKRAEKEAEALKAKVEAKIKK; encoded by the exons ATGACCCGTGGAAACCAACGTGAGTTGGCTCGAGCCAAAaatgccaagaaggaggctACCAAG AAAGGCGCCAACGCCAAATCTGGCTCCGAGCTGGCGAAGCAGGGCCTAAGCGACGCCGAAAAGATGCGACAGAAACAAATGGACG CCGACAAGAAAAGAGCGGAAAAGGAAGCAGAAGCGCTAAAGGCGAAGGTAGAagcgaaaataaaaaaatag
- a CDS encoding uncharacterized protein (EggNog:ENOG41~BUSCO:EOG092D2WL3) yields the protein MSSTAATEPSLTSSPAAKKKSNKKKKNANKNKEAAQPSNGDVRVDKDEVDDEPDTPTTAEIPSNAHHSEEHTTESNGHAVEPSNHEHSEPAVQNHDGDSDTSAKLEAMGKEREALRVEVEQLRKQLESIQENHQTEISQLQSELEDSNAARETAEEQYQTLLGRVEKIKETLSDRLKRDKAELEEAKEHIEELVAQNDELRNSADSSSGEIAKLKEELQDATRELTTLRSRNNLSANNWGKEREELIKSIQHLKEEMETTSNAMGEWEVIAMEERSIKENLGDKVSELEEEIAGLREGYEAANSERDSQATLIDNLQNALREIQDARKKELRDLVETSEAQLQEQKKLVREAVAKATEAQEAKDELVKELERTSPFEKEVKEKNLLIGKLRHEAIVLNDHLTKALRYLKKTKPEDNVDRQVVTNHLLHFLTLDRGDAKRFQVLQVMAGYLNWTDEQREQAGLARPGGSSTLRLPLSPFQRTPSSPSLSADIFSEPSSARDRESLAELWAGFLERSAQEGTSDGPSRKGSASSVATGAGVTIGRPDSRS from the exons ATGTCCTCGACCGCGGCCACAGAGCCTAGCCTAACGTCCAGTCCAG cggcaaagaagaagagcaacaagaagaagaagaatgcgaacaagaacaaagaagcagcccAGCCGAGCAACGGCGATGTCAGGGTCGACAAGGACGAAGTAGATGACGAGCCGGATACTCCAACGACTGCT GAAATCCCGAGCAATGCCCATCACTCAGAGGAGCACACGACCGAGAGCAACGGGCACGCAGTAGAACCTTCAAATCACGAGCATAGCGAGCCCGCCGTGCAGAACCACGATGGCGATTCCGATACATCAGCGAAGCTGGAAGCCATGGGCAAGGAGCGAGAGGCTCTCCGGGTCGAGGTCGAACAATTGCGCAAGCAGCTGGAAAGCATCCAAGAAAACCACCAGACCGAGATCTCGCAGCTGCAATCAGAGCTAGAGGACAGCAATGCCGCGAGAGAAACTGCGGAAGAGCAATACCAGACGCTGCTAGGACGAGTCGAGAAGATCAAAGAGACCCTGAGCGACAGGCTCAAGCGcgacaaggccgagctggaagaggcaaAGGAGCATATCGAAGAGCTTGTCGCGCAAAACGATGAACTGCGGAACTCGGCAGATTCGTCCAGCGGAGAAATAGCCAAACTCAAGGAGGAGCTTCAGGATGCCACGCGGGAGCTGACTACTCTGCGCAGTCGCAATAACCTGTCTGCAAACAACTGGGggaaagagagggaagagcTCATCAAGTCGATCCAGCACCtcaaagaggagatggagacgactTCCAACGCCATGGGTGAATGGGAGGTCATTGCCATGGAAGAGCGTTCCATCAAGGAGAATCTGGGAGACAAGGTCagcgagctggaagaggaaatcGCTGGTTTAAGAGAAGGATATGAGGCTGCCAACTCAGAGCGCGACAGCCAGGCGACACTAATTGACAACCTCCAGAACGCTCTGCGAGAGATCCAAGACGCTCGCAAGAAGGAGCTTCGCGATTTGGTGGAAACTAGTGAGGCACAGCTCCAGGAACAGAAGAAACTGGTGCGCGAAGCTGTCGCAAAAGCTACAGAGGCACaggaggccaaggacgaGCTAGTAAAAGAGCTCGAGCGCACGTCTCCATTCGAAAAGGAGGTCAAGGAAAAGAACCTTCTCATAGGAAAGTTGCGACACGAGGCTATTGTGCTCAATGACCACCTCACAAAGGCTCTGCGCTACCtaaagaagacgaagccgGAAGACAATGTTGACAG ACAAGTTGTCACCAACCATCTACTTCATTTCCTCACGCTGGACCGGGGCGACGCCAAGCGGTTTCAAGTCTTGCAAGTCATGGCGGGCTATCTCAACTGGACCGACGAGCAGCGGGAACAGGCCGGGCTTGCTCGACCAGGCGGTTCCAGCACCTTGcgtctccctctctctccctttcaGCGCACGCCCAGCTCGCCATCACTTAGCGCAGATATATTCTCGGAGCCCTCATCCGCGAGAGACAGGGAATCGCTGGCTGAGCTTTGGGCTGGCTTCCTAGAGCGTAGTGCACAAGAGGGAACCAGCGACGGTCCGTCTAGAAAAGGCAGCGCAAGCAGCGTGGCCACGGGTGCTGGTGTCACGATAGGGCGGCCGGATTCAAGGTCTTAG
- a CDS encoding uncharacterized protein (EggNog:ENOG41~SECRETED:SignalP(1-21)), which produces MMKNLLLVLPLLGGFAPLAATVSLKSRATGFQLVTNKQLEGSKLNSNCQQLLQQTIQCDEFVANFRERGYRGSLDSPALTDSVCQATCERSLLNTRRRLAAVCASTPDLIPGYPVATLIETTLAGWDETCLKDKDTGKYCNDIIDAFEDYDSLEAMPDAQLCSYCYEAKLRIMQQSPYSAYDELFAQALETVNKRCNVKGPTDTLSPPINVNVTRPSVCTSKQTYSTRNGDTCDSIALANSVSAASLFFLNPNLLNCSSVPAGLELCLPEKCSELYKVQSKDEDCVVIGVRYGTSWAKLVKWNLALKDDCRNIYSTEPFWGRVICVSQPGGEYTDPGSPGTTPGNGDIGGEGGSGDGYANQVVPPPDGAKVAKGTTNNCGKYIQAEEGIRCPSLLAKRAMPMDLFLKINPSLGSVAECDSKIVPGLWYCLNPVHGWDQVRV; this is translated from the exons ATGATGAAGAACCTGTTGCTTGTATTGCCCCTTCTGGGCGGTTTCGCGCCccttgctgctactgtttcGCTCAAGAGCCGCGCTACCGGGTTCCAGCTCGTTACCAACAAGCAGCTAGAAGGCTCTAAACTCAACTCCAACTGCCAGCAGTTACTGCAGCAGACAATCCAGTGCGATGAATTCGTCGCCAACTTTCGCGAGAGGGGCTACCGCGGTTCTCTCGACAGCCCTGCGCTGACCGACAGCGTCTGCCAGGCCACCTGTGAGAGATCTCTGCTCAACACCAGGAGACGTCTTGCCGCCGTCTGCGCTTCAACACCTGATCTGATCCCCGGATACCCCGTCGCGACGCTTATTGAAACGACGCTTGCCGGCTGGGACGAAACCTGCCTCAAAGACAAGGACACTGGAAAGTACTGCAATG ACATTATCGATGCCTTTGAGGATTACGACAGCCTCGAAGCCATGCCTGACGCGCAGTTGTGCTCCTACTGCTACGAAGCCAAGCTACGCATAATGCAGCAGTCGCCGTACTCTGCATACGACGAGCTCTTTGCTCAGGCACTGGAAACTGTCAATAAGC GGTGCAATGTCAAAGGGCCAACCGATACTCTTTCTCCGCCCATCAACGTCAACGTCACCAGACCCAGCGTGTGCACCAGCAAGCAGACGTACAGCACACGCAACGGCGACACCTGTGACAGTATTGCTCTGGCAAACTCTGTGTCGGCGgcgtcgctcttcttcctcaaccCCAACCTGCTCAATTGCAGCAGTGTGCCCGCGGGCCTGGAGCTCTGTCTGCCGGAGAAATGCAGCGAGCTATACAAGGTCCAGAGCAAGGATGAGGACTGCGTGGTGATTGGCGTGCGGTACGGCACGTCGTGGGCCAAGCTTGTCAAGTGGAACCTAGCTCTCAAGGATGACTGCCGGAACATTTATAGCACTGAACCCTTCTGGGGCCGAGTGATCTGCGTTAGCCAACCCGGCGGCGAGTATACCGACCCTGGCTCTCCCGGCACTACCCCTGGCAACGGGGACATTGGCGGCGAGGGAGGCTCCGGTGACGGCTACGCTAACCAAGTTGTCCCTCCGCCGGACGGGGCCAAAGTAGCCAAAGGCACGACCAACAACTGTGGCAAGTATATCCAGGCCGAGGAGGGAATCAGGTGCCCGAGCCTGCTCGCCAAGCGGGCTATGCCCATGGACCTATTCTTGAAGATTAATCCCTCACTCGGCTCTGTCGCCGAGTGTGACAGCAAGATTGTTCCTGGCCTGTGGTACTGCCTAAACCCAGTTCACGGCTGGGACCAAGTCCGTGTCTAA